In a genomic window of Octadecabacter temperatus:
- the aroA gene encoding 3-phosphoshikimate 1-carboxyvinyltransferase, translating to MSSHGAPIPMTSRKGAALRGEAHVPGDKSISHRSLILGAMAVGETKVTGLLEGQDVLDTGRAMEAFGAEVVNHGGGEWSVHGVGVGGFSEPENVIDCGNSGTGVRLIMGAMATSDIAVTFTGDASLNGRPMGRVTDPLALFGTQSVGRTGGRLPMTIVGAKNPVPVRYTVPVPSAQVKSAVLLAGLNAPGETVVIEKEATRDHTERMLVGFGAELSVEDTDEGRVITLVGQPELKPQTIIVPRDPSSAAFPVCAALLAEGSDVLVPNIGLNSTRAGLFYTLQEMGADLTFENMREEGGEPVADLRAKYSPDMVGIDVPPARAASMIDEYPVLSVVAAFAKGQTVMKGVKELRVKESDRIDAMAKGLRAAGVEVDEGPDWWTVTGLGFGNVEGGITAESRLDHRIAMSFLVMGLATNKPMSVDDGGPIATSFPIFEGLMADLGASVTRSNT from the coding sequence ATGTCGAGCCACGGCGCCCCTATTCCGATGACGTCCCGCAAGGGCGCTGCTTTGCGCGGTGAAGCGCATGTTCCTGGTGACAAATCGATTTCCCACAGGTCTTTGATTTTGGGCGCAATGGCCGTTGGCGAGACTAAAGTTACCGGACTGCTGGAAGGCCAAGACGTGCTCGACACTGGGCGCGCGATGGAAGCGTTCGGTGCTGAGGTTGTGAACCACGGTGGTGGTGAATGGTCCGTGCATGGCGTGGGTGTTGGCGGCTTCAGTGAGCCTGAGAATGTTATTGATTGTGGGAACTCTGGTACGGGTGTGCGTCTGATCATGGGCGCGATGGCGACCAGCGATATCGCCGTCACGTTCACTGGTGACGCGTCCCTGAACGGGCGCCCGATGGGCCGTGTGACTGATCCGTTGGCGTTGTTTGGAACACAATCCGTTGGCCGGACCGGTGGACGTTTGCCAATGACGATAGTTGGCGCGAAGAACCCTGTGCCTGTTCGCTATACCGTTCCGGTTCCGTCTGCGCAGGTGAAGTCTGCGGTGTTACTGGCTGGCCTGAATGCACCGGGCGAAACCGTCGTGATCGAGAAAGAAGCCACGCGGGACCACACGGAACGCATGTTGGTTGGTTTTGGCGCTGAACTGTCGGTTGAAGACACGGATGAGGGCCGCGTTATTACGCTGGTCGGGCAACCAGAACTGAAACCACAAACGATTATCGTTCCGCGTGATCCATCATCTGCAGCGTTTCCTGTTTGTGCGGCCTTGCTGGCCGAAGGGTCTGACGTGTTGGTGCCAAACATCGGATTGAACTCAACCCGCGCTGGCCTGTTCTACACGTTACAAGAAATGGGCGCGGATCTGACGTTCGAAAACATGCGTGAGGAGGGCGGTGAGCCCGTCGCCGATCTTCGTGCGAAGTATTCGCCTGATATGGTTGGCATTGACGTTCCACCGGCACGCGCGGCCTCTATGATTGACGAATACCCCGTGTTGTCTGTGGTTGCGGCCTTTGCCAAAGGGCAGACCGTGATGAAGGGCGTCAAGGAGCTGCGCGTCAAAGAAAGCGACCGTATTGATGCGATGGCCAAGGGGTTGCGTGCCGCTGGTGTTGAGGTCGATGAAGGGCCGGATTGGTGGACAGTGACGGGCCTTGGGTTTGGCAATGTTGAGGGCGGCATTACCGCTGAAAGTCGCTTGGATCACCGCATTGCGATGTCGTTCCTTGTGATGGGTTTGGCAACGAACAAACCGATGTCTGTGGATGACGGCGGCCCTATCGCGACGTCTTTCCCTATCTTTGAAGGGCTGATGGCAGACCTCGGAGCGAGCGTCACACGTTCGAACACCTGA
- the cmk gene encoding (d)CMP kinase yields MSFTVAIDGPAAAGKGTISKAVAAHFGFAHLDTGLLYRAVGAKVLHGADPLVAAQTLEAVDLDGDHLRSPEVAQAASKVAVDPDVRAALVAFQRQFAARDDGAVLDGRDIGTVICPNADVKLFVTASSAKRAQRRLDELNAKGMGLEFAEVLADVEARDKRDSERATAPLKPADDAVLLDTSELSAKEAIAQAIAIVQAARV; encoded by the coding sequence GTGAGTTTTACAGTTGCGATTGATGGACCTGCTGCGGCCGGTAAGGGAACCATTTCCAAGGCGGTTGCTGCGCATTTCGGGTTTGCGCATCTGGACACGGGGCTGCTGTACCGCGCGGTTGGCGCGAAGGTATTGCATGGCGCGGACCCGCTTGTCGCCGCGCAAACACTGGAAGCCGTTGATCTTGATGGCGATCACCTGCGTAGCCCTGAAGTTGCGCAAGCCGCAAGCAAAGTGGCTGTTGATCCAGATGTGCGGGCTGCATTGGTCGCGTTTCAACGCCAATTTGCGGCGCGCGATGACGGTGCGGTTTTGGACGGGCGCGATATTGGCACAGTGATTTGCCCGAATGCGGATGTGAAGCTGTTTGTCACAGCGAGTTCAGCAAAGCGCGCGCAACGTCGTTTGGATGAGTTGAACGCAAAAGGCATGGGGTTAGAGTTTGCCGAAGTCCTCGCCGATGTTGAAGCACGTGACAAACGCGACAGTGAACGTGCCACCGCCCCGCTGAAACCGGCAGATGATGCCGTGCTGCTAGATACGTCAGAATTGTCGGCTAAAGAGGCGATTGCGCAAGCGATTGCGATTGTACAGGCGGCGCGCGTTTAG
- the miaB gene encoding tRNA (N6-isopentenyl adenosine(37)-C2)-methylthiotransferase MiaB: protein MSDPKKLFIKTYGCQMNVYDSERMAESLGGKGYVTTDKPEDADMILLNTCHIREKAAEKIYSELGRLKGFKTANPDLKIGVAGCVAQAEGAEIMKRQPMVDLVVGPQSYHRLPQMEDALARGETALDTDFPEDDKFETLKSRPKAKRGPTAFLTVQEGCDKFCAFCVVPYTRGAEVSRPSDRIIREAQELVEAGVREITLLGQNVNAYHGHDGGLAGLIWELDKVDGLERIRFTTSHPNDMDDALIDAHGTCDKLMPYLHLPVQSGSDKVLKAMNRKHTRDQYFKLIERIRAARPDLLLSGDFIVGFPGETEADFEDTMDLVRTVGYGQAYSFKYSTRPGTPAAERAQVEEDVKLDRLHRLQSLLSEQQYDIQKSMVGRTVKVLFEKHGRETGQMIGKSEYLHAVFADTTDVAIGDLRDVRVVKTERNSLGGEIV from the coding sequence ATGTCTGACCCTAAAAAGCTGTTCATCAAAACCTACGGCTGCCAGATGAATGTTTATGATAGTGAACGCATGGCTGAAAGCCTTGGCGGGAAGGGCTACGTGACCACGGATAAGCCGGAAGATGCGGATATGATCCTGCTGAACACCTGCCATATTCGCGAAAAAGCGGCCGAAAAGATTTACTCAGAACTTGGACGCCTAAAAGGGTTCAAGACGGCAAACCCGGACTTGAAAATTGGCGTTGCGGGCTGCGTTGCGCAGGCTGAAGGCGCTGAAATCATGAAACGCCAGCCCATGGTCGATCTGGTTGTTGGTCCACAAAGCTACCACCGGCTGCCACAAATGGAAGACGCATTGGCCCGTGGCGAAACGGCGTTGGACACGGATTTCCCTGAAGACGATAAGTTCGAAACGCTCAAATCCCGCCCGAAGGCCAAACGCGGACCAACCGCGTTTTTGACTGTCCAAGAAGGCTGCGACAAGTTTTGCGCGTTCTGCGTGGTTCCATATACGCGTGGGGCCGAGGTTTCGCGCCCATCGGACCGCATCATCCGCGAAGCACAGGAGTTGGTTGAGGCAGGCGTGCGCGAAATCACCCTGCTTGGCCAAAACGTAAATGCGTATCACGGTCATGACGGTGGGCTTGCTGGCTTGATCTGGGAGCTGGACAAGGTTGACGGGCTGGAACGCATTCGTTTCACCACGTCCCATCCCAACGATATGGATGATGCCTTGATTGATGCGCATGGCACTTGTGACAAGTTGATGCCTTACTTGCATTTGCCGGTTCAGTCCGGTTCCGACAAAGTGCTTAAGGCGATGAACCGCAAGCACACGCGCGACCAGTATTTTAAATTGATCGAACGCATTCGGGCAGCGCGACCCGATTTGCTGCTGTCAGGCGACTTCATTGTCGGCTTCCCCGGCGAAACTGAGGCGGATTTTGAAGACACAATGGATTTGGTTCGCACAGTCGGCTACGGGCAGGCCTATTCATTCAAGTATTCTACACGCCCAGGCACGCCAGCAGCGGAGCGCGCGCAGGTTGAAGAAGACGTGAAATTGGATCGCTTGCATCGCCTTCAATCCCTGTTGAGCGAGCAGCAATATGACATCCAAAAATCTATGGTCGGGCGGACTGTTAAGGTGCTTTTCGAAAAGCACGGCCGGGAAACAGGGCAGATGATCGGTAAATCCGAGTACCTTCACGCGGTTTTTGCGGACACGACAGACGTTGCGATTGGTGACCTACGTGATGTTAGGGTTGTAAAGACTGAAAGAAACTCGCTTGGCGGCGAAATTGTTTAA
- a CDS encoding PhoH family protein produces the protein MATTTKTPTAYEIDAAPEVLEFPDNFLLIDLCGEHDRNLADVEQKLGVQVVRRGNQLSIHGEPDAQKEAAEVLTSLYERLEAGRAVEPADIDREVRMGVSEKGTVPAVGDQMDLGVGDRVEIKTRKKMVEPRTEAQKAYVKSLFKNELAFGIGPAGTGKTYLAVAVGVNLFIGGHVDKIILSRPAVEAGEKLGYLPGDMKDKVDPYMQPLYDALNDFLPQKQVEKLIEEKKIEIAPLAFMRGRTLARAFVVLDEAQNATTMQMKMFLTRLGEGSRMVITGDRTQIDLPRGVSSGLRDAERLLAGISKIDFNYFTSKDVVRHPLVAAIIEAYEADDPK, from the coding sequence TTGGCTACAACCACCAAAACCCCGACCGCTTACGAAATCGATGCAGCCCCTGAAGTGTTGGAATTTCCAGACAACTTCCTACTGATCGATCTTTGCGGGGAACATGATCGAAATTTGGCGGATGTCGAACAAAAGCTAGGCGTTCAAGTCGTTCGTCGGGGCAACCAGCTGTCCATTCACGGGGAACCTGACGCACAGAAAGAAGCGGCTGAGGTTCTTACATCCCTATACGAGCGCTTAGAGGCAGGCCGCGCCGTTGAACCTGCTGATATTGACCGTGAAGTGCGCATGGGCGTTTCCGAAAAGGGCACGGTGCCTGCAGTTGGTGACCAGATGGATCTTGGCGTGGGGGATCGCGTCGAAATCAAAACCCGCAAAAAGATGGTTGAGCCGCGCACTGAAGCGCAAAAAGCCTACGTGAAATCCTTGTTCAAAAATGAGCTGGCCTTTGGCATCGGTCCTGCAGGGACGGGCAAAACGTATCTTGCAGTCGCTGTTGGCGTAAACCTGTTTATTGGCGGGCACGTAGACAAGATCATTCTCAGCCGCCCTGCTGTCGAAGCGGGTGAAAAACTGGGGTATTTGCCTGGTGATATGAAGGACAAAGTCGATCCCTACATGCAGCCGCTTTATGACGCGCTGAATGACTTCCTGCCACAAAAGCAGGTAGAAAAGCTGATCGAAGAAAAGAAGATCGAAATCGCGCCTCTCGCTTTTATGCGCGGTCGAACACTGGCGCGTGCTTTCGTTGTTCTTGATGAGGCGCAGAACGCCACAACGATGCAGATGAAAATGTTCCTCACGCGACTTGGCGAAGGCTCTCGCATGGTGATCACAGGCGACCGCACCCAGATTGATCTGCCGCGCGGTGTAAGTTCTGGCTTGCGGGATGCTGAACGCCTTCTTGCGGGCATTTCAAAGATCGACTTCAATTACTTCACTTCAAAAGACGTGGTGCGCCATCCGCTCGTCGCCGCGATCATCGAAGCCTACGAAGCCGATGACCCCAAGTAG
- the ybeY gene encoding rRNA maturation RNase YbeY, with protein MTAQIDILIEDDRWATLEPLVQIACDAALAGIGLDPSEFEISILACGDTRIAALNADFREKGTATNVLSWPSDERGAEQDGDQPIPPSLPVDSELGDIAISYDTCAREAAEAGKPFADHVTHLIVHGTLHLLGFDHMRDKDAQLMEGLEAEILGKLDISDPYS; from the coding sequence GTGACAGCACAAATTGACATCCTGATAGAAGACGACCGATGGGCCACACTTGAGCCTTTGGTCCAAATCGCATGTGATGCGGCGCTAGCGGGTATCGGCTTGGACCCGTCCGAATTTGAAATCAGTATTCTGGCCTGCGGTGACACCCGCATCGCGGCCCTCAATGCGGATTTTCGCGAAAAAGGGACGGCGACAAACGTGCTATCGTGGCCATCGGATGAACGCGGGGCGGAACAGGATGGCGACCAACCGATCCCGCCAAGTCTTCCGGTGGACAGCGAATTGGGCGATATCGCGATTTCATATGACACATGTGCGCGTGAAGCCGCCGAGGCTGGCAAACCGTTTGCCGACCATGTGACGCATTTAATCGTTCACGGAACCCTTCATTTGTTGGGATTTGACCATATGCGGGATAAAGATGCACAGTTAATGGAGGGTTTAGAGGCAGAAATCCTTGGTAAACTGGACATCTCTGACCCATATTCGTAA
- the irr gene encoding Fur family transcriptional regulator Irr: MTDVSTHSATDRGAIWLAGAGLRPTRQRMALAGLLVGDGKDRHVTAESLFDAAAGTKEKVSLATVYNTLRAFCDAGLLREITVDGSKSYFDTNMSDHPHFYWEDENRLSDAPADQLEIARVPDAPMGAEIASVDVVIRLRRS; the protein is encoded by the coding sequence ATGACGGACGTATCAACACATAGCGCGACAGATCGTGGGGCAATTTGGCTGGCAGGGGCAGGATTGCGCCCGACACGTCAACGTATGGCCTTGGCTGGATTGCTTGTTGGGGACGGCAAAGATCGCCATGTCACAGCAGAAAGCCTGTTTGATGCGGCGGCTGGGACCAAGGAAAAAGTGTCCCTCGCAACCGTCTACAACACTTTGCGCGCGTTTTGCGATGCGGGATTGTTGCGTGAAATTACCGTAGATGGGTCAAAATCCTATTTCGACACAAACATGTCGGACCACCCGCATTTCTATTGGGAAGACGAGAACCGTCTGTCGGATGCGCCAGCGGACCAATTGGAAATCGCACGGGTGCCGGATGCACCAATGGGTGCTGAAATTGCGTCTGTTGATGTTGTGATCCGGTTGCGCCGCAGCTGA
- the lnt gene encoding apolipoprotein N-acyltransferase, with product MAKLHPSELRGRFAALPRMARGLVPLGLGALAALGHEDWGMQFVAVMVALVLALLIVPSHRRAAAWFGWFLGFGYFALTLRWLVEPFLVDPVRHGWMAPFAIFFMAGGLALFWALAFWATRWIAHERISVMLWLPVTLAVVELARGHFLSGFPWGLLSYTLVGGVGDIWFAWVGPYGTNLLLFLLAGGVAFCLHKGWTLVWPALVGVLFATLGLHALTPKSAVPNSQSVVRIVQPNAPQHQKWDREWMPVFFDRAIELTGVGAAPDVVIWPETSIPALLDYAQPWMEQMSLAARGAPVVAGIQRREGENYFNSAILIDQPESATAISDKAHLVPFGEYIPLAWLLEPIGLGTLVEQVAGFSPGVGDGLMQIDGLGLARVLICYEGIFPEDMQRGEVRPDVLLILTNDAWFGKGAGPRQHLVQAQARAIEQGLPVVRAANTGISAIIDPSGRITDSLPLNEAGYLDAAVPRAIAPTLYAKMGDWPLFVLLSLCMLVGIVRRTPILIDGDGSQV from the coding sequence GTGGCTAAGTTGCATCCAAGCGAGCTGCGGGGACGTTTCGCAGCATTGCCGCGCATGGCGCGTGGATTGGTTCCGCTGGGGCTGGGCGCATTGGCCGCGTTAGGCCATGAAGACTGGGGGATGCAGTTTGTCGCGGTTATGGTCGCGTTGGTACTGGCCCTTCTCATTGTTCCGTCGCACCGCCGCGCCGCCGCTTGGTTCGGTTGGTTCTTAGGGTTTGGATATTTTGCGTTAACGCTGCGTTGGTTGGTTGAACCGTTTTTGGTTGATCCGGTGCGCCACGGTTGGATGGCCCCTTTCGCGATCTTTTTTATGGCCGGTGGATTGGCGTTATTCTGGGCGTTGGCATTTTGGGCGACGCGTTGGATTGCCCATGAACGCATTTCGGTAATGTTGTGGTTGCCTGTAACACTTGCCGTCGTTGAATTGGCCCGTGGTCATTTCCTGAGCGGGTTTCCATGGGGACTGCTGTCTTACACACTGGTTGGCGGCGTTGGCGACATCTGGTTCGCTTGGGTTGGCCCCTACGGGACTAATTTATTGTTGTTCTTGCTGGCGGGGGGCGTTGCGTTTTGCTTGCACAAGGGATGGACGTTGGTCTGGCCCGCGCTGGTTGGTGTATTGTTCGCAACGCTTGGATTACACGCGCTGACCCCTAAATCCGCTGTGCCAAACTCGCAAAGTGTTGTCCGTATTGTTCAACCCAACGCGCCACAGCACCAGAAATGGGATCGCGAATGGATGCCGGTATTCTTTGATCGTGCGATTGAGTTGACCGGCGTTGGCGCGGCACCTGACGTCGTGATTTGGCCGGAAACATCTATACCTGCGCTGCTGGATTATGCTCAGCCGTGGATGGAACAAATGTCACTTGCTGCACGCGGCGCGCCTGTCGTGGCGGGCATTCAGCGGCGTGAAGGCGAAAACTACTTTAATTCCGCCATTCTGATCGACCAACCTGAGAGCGCCACAGCGATATCTGATAAGGCACATCTGGTGCCATTTGGTGAATACATCCCACTGGCGTGGCTGCTTGAACCCATTGGCCTTGGCACCTTGGTGGAACAGGTCGCTGGATTTTCGCCGGGGGTAGGGGACGGGTTGATGCAGATCGACGGGCTTGGTCTTGCGCGTGTGTTGATCTGTTATGAGGGTATCTTCCCCGAAGATATGCAGCGCGGAGAAGTGCGCCCTGATGTGCTATTGATCCTCACGAATGACGCTTGGTTCGGTAAGGGCGCTGGGCCGCGCCAACATTTGGTGCAAGCACAAGCACGCGCGATTGAGCAGGGGCTGCCAGTGGTACGGGCCGCCAATACTGGCATATCCGCGATAATTGACCCGTCGGGGAGGATCACAGACAGCCTGCCGCTGAACGAGGCGGGATATCTAGACGCAGCTGTTCCGCGCGCGATTGCGCCGACTTTATACGCTAAGATGGGTGACTGGCCGCTGTTTGTGTTGCTGAGCCTCTGCATGTTGGTCGGCATCGTGAGGCGCACCCCTATACTCATTGACGGGGATGGATCGCAGGTTTAG
- a CDS encoding hemolysin family protein — protein sequence MGDTNDGPSSAAQSAQLDTEEQTSERGFFGRIVEALSPSDTPEDIAPVAGYAPQLETRGMINLRRKRVEDVMIPKADIVAVPVTISRDDLVQVFREKGLTRLPVFDGTLDTPIGFVNLKDFALKYGFNGKSKSFDLRELGRNLLFVPPSMPLGVLLQKMQAERIHMALVIDEYGGTDGLVTIEDLLEQVVGEIEDEHDADEDALWVLEKAGVYMAESKAPLDEFEAEIGMPLTEHPEIDEEEIDTLGGLVFMLAGHVPARGEVIQHPEGPVFEVVEADPRRIKRLRVRLIGAPASG from the coding sequence ATGGGCGACACGAACGACGGACCATCTAGCGCGGCGCAAAGCGCGCAGTTAGACACAGAAGAACAGACGAGTGAGCGCGGCTTTTTTGGCCGCATTGTTGAGGCGCTCAGCCCTTCAGACACCCCCGAAGATATCGCGCCGGTCGCGGGCTATGCCCCGCAGCTAGAAACGCGAGGGATGATCAACCTGCGCCGCAAGCGCGTGGAAGATGTGATGATCCCAAAGGCCGACATCGTTGCCGTTCCGGTGACCATCAGCCGCGATGATCTGGTGCAAGTGTTCCGTGAAAAAGGGTTGACGCGTCTGCCTGTGTTTGATGGCACATTGGACACGCCAATTGGCTTTGTGAACCTCAAAGATTTTGCTTTGAAGTATGGCTTTAACGGTAAGTCAAAGTCATTCGATCTGCGTGAATTGGGACGTAACCTGTTGTTCGTTCCTCCCTCTATGCCGCTTGGTGTATTGCTGCAAAAAATGCAGGCTGAACGCATTCATATGGCGTTGGTCATCGATGAATACGGCGGCACCGACGGGCTCGTGACCATTGAGGACCTGCTTGAGCAAGTCGTTGGTGAGATTGAAGACGAGCATGACGCCGACGAGGATGCATTGTGGGTGCTGGAAAAGGCGGGCGTTTACATGGCGGAATCCAAGGCACCACTGGACGAATTCGAAGCCGAGATCGGTATGCCGTTAACGGAGCATCCAGAGATTGACGAAGAAGAAATCGACACGCTTGGTGGTCTTGTGTTCATGCTTGCAGGTCACGTTCCTGCACGTGGAGAGGTTATTCAGCATCCCGAAGGCCCTGTGTTCGAGGTCGTTGAGGCCGATCCAAGACGTATCAAGCGGCTGCGCGTTCGTTTGATCGGCGCGCCGGCAAGTGGCTAA
- a CDS encoding OmpA family protein — protein MRHLIRTLKRSLAAVAAISVLATPAFSQQAARGEQVGRIQWGIWIDPDGCMHWMADGGFEQYQVNRLNPETGRPVCMKIETCFTGETDSMFHTDSHQLTDSARQRLQQVFNQNGVSGYAVYGHTDSRASNSYNQTLSEHRARAVANVGRSVGAVIEREIGFGETRPIASNNSAAGMAQNRRVEVICYRW, from the coding sequence ATGCGACACTTAATTAGAACTTTGAAGCGCAGTTTAGCGGCCGTAGCCGCTATAAGCGTTTTGGCGACGCCAGCGTTCTCGCAACAAGCGGCGCGCGGCGAACAAGTAGGCCGTATTCAATGGGGTATCTGGATTGACCCTGATGGTTGTATGCACTGGATGGCCGATGGTGGCTTTGAGCAGTATCAAGTTAACCGTTTGAATCCAGAAACAGGTCGTCCTGTTTGTATGAAGATTGAAACCTGCTTTACGGGTGAAACAGATTCTATGTTCCACACGGATAGCCACCAGTTGACTGATTCAGCACGTCAGCGACTTCAGCAGGTGTTTAACCAAAATGGAGTTTCCGGCTACGCGGTCTATGGACACACAGACAGCCGTGCCTCCAACAGCTACAACCAGACCCTGTCAGAGCACCGCGCCCGCGCAGTTGCAAATGTAGGTCGCAGCGTTGGTGCTGTAATTGAGCGTGAAATCGGTTTTGGCGAAACGCGTCCGATTGCGTCTAACAACTCTGCGGCTGGCATGGCTCAAAACCGCCGCGTCGAAGTAATCTGTTACAGGTGGTAA
- a CDS encoding ABZJ_00895 family protein — translation MNKSISYYSARYAFLYIIIAVVLYAVTAGLYKFAPDIAETVFSGGNSWMGIFAAIMPTLLVAQAFYKHEGRQTTRGEGWLMALIFAILALVLSAVAVWISLTLQPLSPAEVTELKSLFGEGLNILVTVGAVFGVFLILINRLMLWSGLRGEAKKAERLAAKQARKG, via the coding sequence ATGAATAAATCAATTTCTTATTATTCCGCCCGATATGCATTTCTATATATTATCATTGCTGTGGTTCTTTATGCGGTTACGGCCGGCCTCTACAAATTTGCACCTGACATCGCGGAAACAGTTTTTTCTGGCGGTAATTCCTGGATGGGGATTTTTGCTGCAATCATGCCAACGCTTTTGGTGGCGCAGGCATTCTACAAACATGAAGGTCGCCAAACCACACGCGGTGAAGGGTGGTTGATGGCTTTGATTTTTGCGATCCTTGCACTTGTGCTAAGCGCTGTTGCTGTTTGGATTAGCCTGACGTTGCAGCCTTTGTCCCCTGCTGAAGTGACAGAACTGAAGTCTCTCTTTGGTGAGGGTCTAAATATTCTGGTGACGGTTGGCGCTGTATTTGGTGTTTTCCTTATACTGATCAACCGCCTGATGTTGTGGTCCGGCCTGCGTGGTGAGGCCAAGAAGGCCGAGCGATTGGCGGCTAAGCAAGCGCGTAAAGGTTGA
- the trmB gene encoding tRNA (guanine(46)-N(7))-methyltransferase TrmB — protein sequence MSNPIRPHRNFYGRLKGKHLKDSQKGYLEEDLAALSPGAVDWNVNPERENLDLEVLFGGNDTWLEVGFGGGEHVIHQAASNPDVGIIGCEPYINGVAMLLGKVRQASVDNLRIYPGDVRDMFDVLPDASISKAFLLYPDPWPKARHHRRRFVTPEHLEPLRRVLKTGAEFRVATDIPDYVRQTLEEVPPAGFELVTQGGDAWDDWISTRYEQKALREGRTPHYLTFRKL from the coding sequence ATGAGTAATCCGATCCGCCCACACCGCAACTTTTATGGCCGTCTTAAGGGCAAACACCTTAAAGACAGTCAAAAAGGTTACCTCGAAGAAGACCTCGCAGCGTTGTCGCCTGGCGCTGTTGATTGGAACGTGAACCCCGAACGCGAAAACCTTGATTTAGAAGTTTTGTTTGGCGGGAACGACACATGGCTTGAGGTCGGGTTTGGTGGCGGCGAGCATGTGATCCACCAAGCCGCTTCGAACCCAGACGTGGGCATCATCGGTTGCGAGCCCTACATCAATGGCGTGGCGATGCTGTTGGGTAAGGTGCGCCAAGCAAGCGTCGATAACCTGCGCATCTATCCCGGCGATGTGCGCGATATGTTTGATGTTCTGCCGGATGCGTCGATTTCCAAAGCATTCTTACTGTACCCAGACCCATGGCCCAAGGCGCGCCATCATCGTCGCCGTTTTGTAACGCCTGAGCACTTAGAACCATTGAGGCGTGTGTTGAAAACGGGTGCTGAGTTCCGTGTGGCGACTGATATTCCTGATTACGTGCGTCAAACGCTTGAAGAAGTTCCACCTGCGGGGTTTGAGCTTGTGACGCAGGGTGGCGACGCATGGGATGATTGGATTTCCACGCGCTATGAACAAAAAGCACTGCGCGAGGGCCGCACGCCGCACTATCTGACGTTCCGCAAGCTGTAA
- the metK gene encoding methionine adenosyltransferase produces the protein MARNNYTFTSESVSEGHPDKVCDRISDAVLDALLVVEPEARVAVETFATTNQVVIGGEIGLSDPAKLAAMMGNIDQIARDCIKDIGYEQDKFHWKYCNVMNLLHEQSAHIAQGVTGETGDEGAGDQGIMFGYAVDETPELMPAPIHYAHAILRRLAEVRKNGTEPTLGPDAKSQLSVRYENGKPVGVSSIVLSTQHLDENMTSADVRAVVEPYIREELPEGWIDAATEWHVNPTGKFVIGGPDGDAGLTGRKIIVDTYGGAAPHGGGAFSGKDPTKVDRSAAYVSRYLAKNVVAAGMATRCTVQLSYAIGVARPLSIYVDTHGTGNVEAAAIEAAIPKVIDLTPRGIRTHLDLNKPIYQRTAAYGHFGRAPEADGGFSWEATTLVDALKKAV, from the coding sequence ATGGCACGTAACAATTATACTTTTACTTCGGAATCCGTTTCTGAAGGGCATCCTGACAAAGTCTGCGACCGCATTTCGGATGCGGTTCTTGATGCATTGCTTGTTGTCGAACCTGAAGCACGTGTCGCCGTTGAGACCTTTGCGACCACAAATCAGGTCGTCATTGGGGGCGAGATTGGTTTGTCTGATCCCGCAAAACTTGCGGCAATGATGGGTAACATCGACCAGATCGCACGAGATTGCATCAAAGACATCGGTTACGAGCAAGACAAATTCCATTGGAAGTACTGCAACGTCATGAACCTGCTGCACGAACAATCCGCGCATATCGCGCAGGGTGTTACGGGCGAAACTGGTGATGAAGGTGCAGGCGATCAAGGTATCATGTTTGGTTACGCGGTTGATGAAACACCTGAGCTGATGCCTGCACCGATCCACTATGCCCACGCGATCCTGCGCCGTTTGGCGGAAGTGCGTAAGAACGGGACTGAACCTACTCTTGGTCCGGACGCAAAGTCACAGCTTTCCGTGCGCTATGAAAATGGCAAGCCTGTCGGTGTGTCTTCCATCGTTCTGTCCACTCAGCATTTGGATGAAAACATGACCAGCGCCGATGTACGCGCCGTTGTTGAACCCTACATCCGCGAAGAACTTCCAGAGGGTTGGATCGATGCGGCAACGGAATGGCACGTGAACCCGACGGGCAAATTTGTCATTGGTGGGCCGGATGGCGATGCAGGATTGACGGGGCGCAAAATTATCGTGGATACATACGGCGGCGCCGCACCACATGGCGGCGGCGCGTTTTCCGGTAAAGATCCAACGAAGGTTGACCGTTCTGCAGCTTACGTCTCGCGCTATCTAGCTAAGAACGTTGTTGCGGCTGGTATGGCGACACGCTGTACAGTCCAATTGTCTTACGCCATTGGCGTCGCCCGCCCGTTGTCGATCTATGTCGACACCCACGGTACTGGTAACGTCGAAGCTGCTGCGATTGAGGCTGCGATTCCCAAGGTAATTGATCTGACGCCACGCGGAATCCGCACGCACTTGGACCTGAATAAGCCGATCTATCAGCGCACAGCGGCTTACGGCCACTTTGGCCGCGCACCTGAAGCGGATGGCGGTTTCTCATGGGAAGCAACGACCTTGGTCGATGCGCTCAAAAAAGCGGTTTAA